From Roseburia hominis, the proteins below share one genomic window:
- a CDS encoding xanthine phosphoribosyltransferase gives MELLKERIRRDGKIKEGNVLKVDSFLNHQMDVGLFHEIGKEFQRRFEGEEINKILTIEASGIGIACVVAEVFGVPVVFAKKTQTKNIAGDVYTTKVESYTHGRVYDIIVAKEFLGKGDKVLVIDDFLANGKALEGLATLIEASGAQLVGAGVVIEKGFQVGGDLIRSKGIHLESLAIVDKMDEKTGEIVFRD, from the coding sequence ATGGAATTACTCAAAGAACGGATTCGCAGAGATGGAAAGATTAAAGAAGGAAACGTGCTGAAGGTAGACAGTTTTCTGAATCATCAGATGGATGTGGGACTCTTTCATGAGATAGGCAAGGAGTTCCAACGGCGTTTTGAAGGCGAAGAGATCAATAAGATCCTGACGATTGAGGCATCCGGCATCGGAATCGCATGTGTGGTGGCGGAGGTATTTGGAGTGCCGGTGGTGTTTGCGAAGAAGACGCAGACAAAGAATATCGCCGGAGATGTTTACACAACAAAGGTAGAATCCTACACACATGGTCGTGTTTATGATATCATTGTTGCCAAAGAATTCCTTGGCAAAGGGGACAAGGTTCTTGTTATCGACGATTTTCTTGCCAACGGCAAGGCTTTAGAAGGATTGGCGACTCTGATCGAGGCATCTGGCGCCCAGCTTGTGGGTGCAGGCGTGGTGATCGAGAAAGGGTTCCAGGTCGGCGGCGATCTGATCCGCTCTAAGGGAATTCATTTGGAATCCCTGGCGATCGTGGACAAGATGGATGAAAAGACCGGGGAGATCGTATTCCGGGACTAA
- a CDS encoding FAD binding domain-containing protein — MLKIREYVKVKTLEEAYELNQKRSNRILGGMLWMKMSDAQIQTAIDLSGLGLDQIEENEEEFSIGCMVTLRQLEEHEGLAKWSSGIIRESVKDIVGVQFRNLATIGGSLFGRFGFSDVLTAFLALDTYVELFKGGLVTLKEFAERERDNDILVRVIVKKTPGRQVYLTHRNTKTDFPVLAVAIAAERDGARVVVGARPLRAMCVNVDDAWKEKLEHADCTPEELRELAGELAEQVPTGSNMRASAAYRKHLANVLIRRGLFELHDRFAADTGVDMDKGGQQNAD, encoded by the coding sequence ATGCTTAAGATTAGAGAGTATGTTAAGGTGAAGACTCTTGAGGAAGCCTATGAGCTGAATCAAAAACGGAGCAATCGGATCCTGGGTGGAATGCTCTGGATGAAGATGAGCGACGCACAGATCCAGACCGCAATCGATCTATCTGGTTTGGGACTGGATCAGATTGAGGAAAATGAAGAGGAATTTTCCATTGGCTGCATGGTGACCCTTCGTCAGCTGGAGGAACATGAGGGGCTCGCCAAGTGGAGCAGCGGGATCATCCGGGAGAGTGTGAAGGACATTGTGGGAGTGCAGTTCCGCAATCTGGCGACGATTGGGGGAAGCCTCTTTGGACGATTCGGATTTTCTGATGTTCTGACCGCATTTTTGGCGCTTGATACGTATGTTGAGCTGTTTAAAGGTGGGCTGGTGACGCTTAAGGAGTTCGCAGAGAGGGAGCGCGATAATGATATTCTGGTGCGCGTGATCGTGAAAAAGACGCCGGGACGCCAAGTGTATCTGACACATCGAAACACTAAGACAGATTTTCCGGTGCTGGCAGTGGCGATCGCTGCAGAGCGGGACGGTGCGCGGGTAGTTGTTGGGGCAAGACCGCTAAGGGCGATGTGTGTGAACGTGGACGACGCATGGAAAGAGAAGCTGGAGCATGCAGATTGTACGCCGGAGGAATTAAGAGAGCTTGCCGGAGAACTTGCCGAGCAGGTGCCGACCGGAAGTAATATGCGCGCAAGCGCAGCGTATAGAAAGCATCTGGCAAATGTTCTGATACGCCGGGGGCTTTTCGAGCTTCATGACAGGTTTGCAGCAGATACCGGAGTAGATATGGATAAGGGAGGGCAGCAGAATGCAGATTAG
- the selB gene encoding selenocysteine-specific translation elongation factor, which translates to MKNIIIGTAGHIDHGKTTLIKALTGRNTDRWEEEQRRGITIDLGFTWFDLKNGDRVGIIDVPGHEKFINNMVAGVVGMDLVMLVVAADEGIMPQTREHMDILGLLGIEKSILVLNKCDLVDEEWLELVEEEIQEELAGTFLENAPVVRVSAATGQGLDELTETIEHLMADEVTAKDTMTIPRLPIDRVFTLSGFGTIITGTLLSGTISKDDVLEMYPIGKECKIRSIQVHGQDKDKCYAGQRVAINLSNIKKKEIHRGCVIAPKNNMKNTDLLDVKLNVLPDSMRIVTNHERLHLYTGTSEILCRAVLLDKEEIGPGESGLVQLRLEEEIALKRGDRFVVRFYSPMETIGGGVVLEPNPTRKRRFDEKVIEELKRKESGSLADVMELHIKEHGDTMITLSELAKLMAHSAEELTEYLEELKAEGTVYEFPMKKDVYLWHRDSELAMRQKIMEALGTYHKKHPYRYGMKKAEIHNTFMKKVKPIVFDAYIERMTAEGVFGRREEYLYLSDYVVPKDAIYQKTEKLLVGAFEKAGYDFVRFTEIDFGGIPRETVEDVLLMLIDEGVALRINEEMFTMAHLMNAAKEKIREHLKGEDVITIAQVRDMFSTSRKSAKPILEYMDSIKVTKKLGAESERVAY; encoded by the coding sequence ATGAAGAACATTATCATAGGAACTGCGGGACATATTGATCATGGAAAGACGACGCTTATTAAGGCGCTCACCGGGCGCAACACAGACCGGTGGGAGGAAGAGCAGCGCAGGGGCATCACCATCGATCTGGGATTTACATGGTTCGATCTGAAAAATGGAGACCGTGTGGGAATCATCGACGTTCCCGGCCATGAGAAATTTATCAATAATATGGTGGCGGGCGTCGTGGGAATGGATCTCGTCATGCTGGTGGTCGCTGCGGATGAGGGCATCATGCCGCAGACAAGAGAGCATATGGATATTCTGGGACTTCTGGGAATTGAGAAAAGCATTCTGGTCCTGAATAAATGTGATCTGGTAGATGAGGAATGGCTGGAGCTGGTGGAGGAAGAGATTCAGGAAGAGCTTGCAGGCACCTTCCTTGAGAATGCACCGGTAGTGCGGGTCTCGGCGGCTACAGGACAGGGACTCGATGAACTGACCGAGACCATAGAGCATTTGATGGCGGATGAAGTGACGGCAAAAGACACCATGACGATTCCGCGTCTGCCGATCGACCGTGTGTTTACGCTGTCGGGATTTGGAACGATCATTACGGGGACCTTGCTCTCGGGAACGATTTCCAAGGATGATGTTTTGGAGATGTATCCGATCGGTAAAGAGTGTAAGATCCGGAGCATTCAGGTACATGGACAGGATAAGGACAAGTGCTATGCCGGACAGCGTGTAGCCATCAACCTGTCTAATATCAAGAAAAAAGAGATTCACAGAGGGTGTGTGATCGCGCCGAAGAACAATATGAAGAATACGGATCTTCTGGATGTGAAACTGAATGTATTGCCGGATTCCATGCGGATTGTGACGAACCATGAGCGTCTTCATCTGTACACCGGGACCAGTGAGATCCTTTGCCGCGCCGTCCTTCTTGATAAAGAAGAAATCGGTCCGGGCGAGAGCGGGCTGGTGCAGCTTCGGTTGGAAGAAGAGATTGCCTTAAAACGGGGCGACAGATTTGTTGTGCGTTTTTATTCTCCGATGGAGACCATCGGCGGCGGCGTGGTTCTGGAACCAAATCCGACGAGAAAGAGAAGATTCGACGAGAAGGTCATCGAGGAACTTAAGCGTAAAGAGTCCGGCTCACTTGCCGATGTCATGGAGCTTCATATCAAGGAGCATGGAGATACGATGATCACGCTGTCTGAACTGGCGAAGCTGATGGCACATTCGGCAGAAGAATTGACGGAATATCTGGAAGAACTGAAAGCGGAGGGAACGGTCTATGAATTCCCTATGAAAAAGGATGTATACCTGTGGCACCGCGACAGTGAGCTGGCCATGCGGCAGAAGATTATGGAGGCGCTTGGTACGTACCATAAGAAGCACCCCTATCGATACGGAATGAAGAAGGCGGAGATTCACAACACCTTTATGAAGAAGGTCAAACCGATCGTATTTGACGCCTACATTGAGCGAATGACAGCGGAGGGAGTCTTCGGGCGGAGAGAGGAATATCTGTATTTATCTGACTACGTTGTGCCTAAAGATGCCATTTACCAGAAGACGGAGAAGCTGCTTGTGGGTGCATTTGAGAAGGCAGGGTATGATTTCGTCAGGTTTACGGAGATTGATTTCGGCGGTATCCCCCGGGAAACGGTGGAGGACGTTCTGCTCATGCTGATCGATGAGGGCGTGGCGCTCAGAATTAATGAAGAAATGTTTACCATGGCACATTTGATGAATGCGGCGAAGGAGAAGATCCGGGAGCATTTGAAGGGCGAGGACGTCATTACGATCGCCCAGGTCAGAGATATGTTCTCCACCAGCCGTAAAAGTGCAAAACCAATTTTAGAGTATATGGACAGCATCAAGGTTACTAAGAAATTAGGAGCAGAGAGTGAAAGGGTAGCATACTAA
- the selA gene encoding L-seryl-tRNA(Sec) selenium transferase, translated as MNKNLLYRRIPKVDVLLEMECIQLLIADYGRDTVMEAIRSEMESLRAYIGTCEDEAEASAKVEALPESICRKVEEMHTPNMRMVINGTGTILHTNLGRAPISEAHAAKLADIVTGYSNLEYNLEAGRRGERYSHFEQLLCKLTGAEAAMAVNNNAAAVMLILSSMAKGGEVVVSRGELVEIGGKFRIPDVMEQSGASLVEVGTTNKTHYSDYEEAITEETKALLKVHTSNYRIVGFTDTVTIDDLVPLAKEHDLPIIEDLGSGVLVDLSKYGLTYEPTVQDSIRKGADVVCFSGDKLLGGPQAGIIIGKKKYIDKMKKNQLTRALRIDKFTAAALELVLMEYLSEEKAVKNIPVLRMINEKPEEVAKRARTLQRMLKHAQLNAEIGVEKCESQIGGGSLPLERIPSMAVTLKPRQISVPKLEEAMRHLEMPIIPRTANDTIYLDIRTIESRWFKKIVEMLGELL; from the coding sequence ATGAATAAGAATTTACTATACCGAAGGATCCCCAAAGTAGATGTTTTGTTGGAAATGGAGTGTATTCAGCTTTTGATCGCAGACTACGGCAGAGATACCGTTATGGAGGCAATCCGAAGCGAGATGGAAAGTCTGCGTGCATATATCGGAACCTGCGAGGATGAAGCAGAAGCGTCTGCGAAAGTGGAGGCGCTTCCTGAAAGTATCTGCCGCAAAGTGGAGGAGATGCATACGCCGAATATGCGCATGGTCATCAACGGCACCGGGACGATTCTGCATACGAATCTGGGGCGCGCACCGATCAGCGAGGCGCATGCTGCCAAGTTAGCCGATATTGTGACCGGGTACTCCAACCTGGAATATAATCTGGAAGCCGGACGGCGGGGAGAGAGATACTCTCATTTTGAGCAATTATTGTGCAAGCTGACCGGAGCTGAGGCGGCTATGGCGGTGAACAACAATGCGGCAGCCGTGATGCTGATCTTAAGTTCTATGGCAAAGGGCGGCGAGGTCGTCGTTTCCCGCGGTGAGCTGGTGGAGATTGGTGGTAAATTCCGGATTCCTGATGTGATGGAGCAAAGCGGCGCCTCTCTTGTGGAGGTGGGAACTACAAATAAGACCCACTACTCCGATTACGAGGAGGCAATCACCGAGGAGACCAAGGCTCTCCTCAAAGTACATACCAGCAACTACAGGATCGTGGGATTTACGGATACGGTCACCATCGACGATCTGGTGCCGCTGGCGAAGGAGCATGACCTTCCGATCATTGAGGATCTGGGCAGCGGAGTGCTGGTGGACCTGAGCAAATATGGCCTCACCTATGAGCCGACGGTGCAGGATTCGATCCGCAAGGGTGCCGATGTGGTGTGTTTTAGCGGGGACAAGCTGCTGGGAGGACCGCAGGCAGGGATTATTATAGGAAAAAAGAAATACATCGACAAGATGAAGAAGAATCAGCTCACCCGTGCGCTCAGGATCGATAAATTTACGGCGGCGGCGCTGGAACTGGTTCTGATGGAATATTTATCCGAGGAAAAGGCAGTGAAAAATATTCCGGTGCTGAGAATGATAAACGAGAAGCCGGAAGAGGTCGCAAAGCGTGCCCGCACCCTGCAGAGGATGCTGAAACATGCACAGCTTAATGCCGAGATCGGCGTGGAGAAATGTGAGTCTCAGATTGGCGGCGGTTCTCTTCCTTTGGAGAGGATCCCAAGTATGGCAGTGACATTAAAGCCCCGGCAGATCAGTGTGCCGAAGCTGGAAGAGGCCATGCGCCATCTGGAGATGCCAATCATTCCGAGAACGGCGAATGACACTATTTATCTGGACATAAGAACAATTGAATCGCGGTGGTTCAAAAAGATTGTGGAAATGCTGGGAGAATTGTTATGA
- the selD gene encoding selenide, water dikinase SelD has protein sequence MSKNVRLTQMTKTAGUAAKIGPETLAQVLGKLPKFHDDNLLVGIETSDDAAIYKVTDDIAMIQTVDFFTPIVDDPYMFGQIAAANSLSDVYAMGGEPKVALNIVGFPNCLDPSILGDILAGGADKVKEAGAVLVGGHTIQNDEPQYGLCVSGFVHPKRIFKNYGCKPGDVLILTKQVGSGIVNTAIKAEMASQAAIREVEIAMASLNKKAKQVVEAYPVSACTDITGFGLLGHCVEMAGASEVTFELNVHDIAYFDEAIAYAKMGLVPAGAYKNRGYSHMKVDMGNVEEHFIDLLYDPQTSGGLLISVAPQYVETIMEEFEKKNMDTKVSIIGTVSEKSDKLIRLH, from the coding sequence ATGAGTAAGAATGTAAGACTTACGCAGATGACAAAAACGGCGGGCTGAGCTGCCAAGATCGGTCCGGAGACCCTTGCCCAGGTTCTGGGTAAGCTGCCGAAGTTTCATGATGATAATTTACTGGTCGGAATTGAGACGTCTGATGACGCGGCAATTTACAAGGTAACAGATGACATTGCGATGATACAGACGGTTGATTTCTTTACCCCTATCGTAGACGATCCGTATATGTTTGGCCAGATTGCAGCGGCAAACTCCCTAAGCGATGTTTATGCCATGGGCGGGGAGCCGAAGGTGGCTCTTAATATTGTCGGATTTCCGAACTGTCTGGACCCGTCCATTTTAGGAGATATTCTGGCAGGCGGGGCTGACAAGGTAAAAGAGGCGGGAGCCGTTCTTGTCGGAGGACACACTATACAGAATGACGAGCCCCAATACGGGCTTTGCGTGTCCGGATTTGTTCACCCGAAACGAATCTTTAAGAACTACGGCTGCAAGCCGGGAGATGTTCTGATCCTCACCAAGCAGGTGGGAAGCGGAATCGTCAATACGGCGATCAAGGCGGAGATGGCGTCTCAGGCTGCCATCAGGGAAGTGGAGATCGCAATGGCGTCACTGAATAAGAAGGCAAAGCAGGTGGTAGAGGCCTATCCGGTCAGCGCATGCACGGATATTACCGGTTTCGGGCTTTTGGGACACTGTGTGGAGATGGCCGGGGCCAGTGAAGTGACCTTTGAACTGAACGTCCATGACATCGCATATTTTGATGAGGCGATCGCCTATGCGAAGATGGGACTGGTGCCTGCCGGTGCATACAAGAACCGTGGTTATTCCCACATGAAGGTTGATATGGGAAATGTGGAAGAGCATTTCATTGACCTGCTCTACGATCCGCAGACCTCCGGCGGCCTTTTGATCAGTGTGGCGCCGCAGTATGTGGAGACGATCATGGAGGAGTTCGAGAAGAAGAATATGGATACCAAAGTATCCATTATCGGTACGGTATCTGAAAAGAGTGATAAGCTGATTCGTTTGCATTAG
- a CDS encoding nucleotidyltransferase family protein, producing MRVELIYLAAGNSRRFKRVEMTDRETGETVSDTNKLLYEVEGKPMYLHLLERLLHICERHSGWEVLVVTQHQKIYEAVRRMQEEGRKVRPVWSPDSAKGASYSVKAGVLAAEESRECHADACAFFVADQPYLTEESAEGFLMEMEKTLAPLGSVRCKDAVGNPTWFSRIYFEELLGLSGDRGGRKVLKAHPEDVRYFAIEDEKELRDIDYCSQVERTL from the coding sequence ATGCGAGTAGAACTGATTTATCTGGCGGCTGGAAACAGCCGCCGTTTCAAAAGGGTTGAGATGACCGACCGGGAGACGGGAGAGACTGTAAGTGATACGAACAAGCTGTTGTATGAGGTAGAGGGAAAACCGATGTATCTCCATCTTTTAGAGCGCCTGCTTCATATCTGTGAAAGGCATTCCGGGTGGGAAGTGCTGGTGGTGACGCAGCATCAAAAGATTTATGAGGCCGTCCGCAGGATGCAGGAGGAAGGAAGAAAAGTCCGGCCTGTCTGGTCGCCGGATAGTGCGAAGGGTGCCTCTTACTCAGTAAAGGCCGGAGTGCTGGCGGCGGAGGAGAGCCGGGAGTGCCACGCTGATGCCTGTGCATTTTTTGTGGCCGATCAGCCTTATTTGACGGAAGAGAGTGCGGAAGGGTTCCTGATGGAGATGGAGAAGACCCTCGCGCCGCTTGGCAGCGTGCGATGCAAGGATGCAGTGGGGAATCCGACATGGTTTTCACGCATATATTTTGAAGAACTGCTGGGACTTTCCGGCGACCGGGGCGGGCGGAAGGTGCTGAAGGCGCACCCGGAGGACGTGCGGTATTTTGCGATAGAGGATGAAAAAGAATTGCGGGATATCGATTATTGCAGCCAGGTAGAGAGAACTTTATAA
- the yedF gene encoding sulfurtransferase-like selenium metabolism protein YedF, which translates to MITVNAMGDNCPIPVIKTKKAMQALTGPETIEVLVDNEIAVQNVSKMASAQGGEVSSEKLGEKEYKVTVKMQGAPEGASEEAQENCTPDKRGNTIVVVSSDRMGSGNDELGKVLIKGFIYAVTQLDVLPKKMLFYNGGATLTAEGSDSLEDLKSLEAQGVEILTCGTCLDYYHLKDKLAVGSVTNMYSIVEAMAEAGKIIRP; encoded by the coding sequence ATGATTACAGTAAACGCAATGGGTGATAACTGCCCGATCCCGGTTATTAAGACAAAAAAAGCAATGCAGGCTCTTACGGGCCCGGAGACGATCGAGGTCCTGGTGGACAATGAGATCGCAGTGCAGAATGTGTCTAAGATGGCATCTGCACAGGGCGGAGAGGTAAGCTCTGAGAAGCTGGGAGAGAAAGAGTATAAGGTGACGGTCAAGATGCAGGGCGCGCCGGAAGGAGCTTCGGAAGAAGCACAGGAGAACTGCACACCGGATAAGAGAGGCAACACGATCGTAGTTGTTTCTTCCGATCGCATGGGAAGCGGCAATGATGAATTGGGTAAAGTCCTGATCAAGGGATTTATTTATGCGGTGACTCAGCTTGATGTGCTGCCGAAGAAGATGCTCTTCTATAATGGCGGGGCGACCTTGACGGCAGAGGGCTCTGATTCTCTGGAGGATCTGAAGTCTCTGGAGGCGCAGGGCGTAGAGATTCTGACCTGCGGTACCTGTCTTGATTATTATCATCTCAAGGACAAGCTGGCAGTTGGTTCTGTGACGAATATGTACAGCATTGTTGAAGCAATGGCTGAAGCAGGCAAGATCATCAGACCATGA
- a CDS encoding molybdopterin cofactor-binding domain-containing protein, giving the protein MRQVGQPIRKKDAMALVTGQPVFTDDMAPKDCLIVKVLRSPHANALIKSIKTDIAKKVPGIEDIYTWEDVPQERFTMAGQTYPEPSPYDRLILDRHVRYVGDPVAIVAGERELCVDRALKMIKVEYEVLPAILDLHGAKDNAVLVHPEESWRSLCPVGADNKRNLCASETSGTGDVDQVLADCDVVLERTYRVQAAQQAMMETFRTACYIDAYGRLNVMSSTQIVFHVRRILSNALGIPKSKIRAFKPRIGGGFGAKQTVVSEVFPAFVTWKTKKPSKMVFTREESQTASTPRHEMEVTVKVGADRDGKVRALDVYTLSNTGAYGEHGPTTVGLSGHKSIPLYGSLEAHRFSYDVVYTNVMSAGAYRGYGATQGIFAVESAVNELADKLGMDPVELRMKNMVREGQFMPAYYGETATSCALDRCMKRAKEMIGWEEKYPCRDMGNGKVRSVGVAMGMQGSCISGVDVGSATIKLNEDGIYTLSIGAADMGTGCDTILAQIAAQSLECPVENVTVSGADTDTSPYDSGSYASSTTYVTGRAVERACETLKERIVQRAAEMLECSSDDLEFDGQRARNLSTGEEVSIEEIGTASMCGNNVALQVTESNSSPVSPPPFMVGMVEIELDKETGHVEILDYVAVVDCGTVVNPNLARVQVEGGIVQGIGMALYEQIQYNEKGQMLNNSLMQYKVPTRLDMGKLRVEFESSYEPTGPFGAKSIGEIVINTPAPALIHAIANATGIWFGQLPVTSEKIAMGILERCE; this is encoded by the coding sequence ATGCGACAAGTAGGACAACCGATTCGGAAAAAGGATGCCATGGCGCTGGTCACCGGGCAGCCGGTATTTACCGATGATATGGCACCGAAGGATTGTTTGATCGTAAAGGTGCTGAGAAGCCCTCACGCCAATGCGCTGATCAAATCCATTAAGACGGATATTGCGAAAAAGGTGCCGGGGATCGAAGACATTTATACCTGGGAAGATGTGCCCCAGGAGAGATTTACCATGGCGGGGCAGACGTATCCGGAGCCAAGTCCCTATGACCGCCTGATCCTTGACAGGCATGTGCGTTATGTGGGTGATCCGGTGGCCATCGTGGCGGGCGAGCGCGAACTTTGTGTCGACCGGGCGCTTAAGATGATAAAGGTGGAATACGAGGTGCTTCCGGCGATCCTTGATTTGCATGGGGCTAAGGACAATGCGGTTTTGGTGCATCCGGAGGAAAGCTGGAGGTCTCTCTGTCCGGTGGGTGCGGATAACAAACGAAATCTTTGCGCCAGCGAAACGTCCGGCACCGGCGATGTGGACCAGGTTCTGGCAGATTGCGATGTGGTGCTGGAGAGGACCTACCGTGTACAGGCAGCACAGCAGGCGATGATGGAGACCTTCCGGACCGCTTGCTACATCGATGCGTATGGCAGATTGAATGTGATGAGTTCCACGCAGATCGTATTTCATGTGCGCAGGATTCTTTCGAATGCGCTGGGAATCCCCAAGTCAAAGATTCGGGCGTTCAAACCCAGGATCGGCGGTGGATTTGGCGCGAAGCAGACCGTGGTTTCTGAGGTGTTTCCGGCATTTGTGACCTGGAAGACGAAGAAACCGTCGAAGATGGTATTTACCAGGGAGGAGTCGCAGACTGCCTCCACGCCGCGGCATGAGATGGAAGTGACGGTGAAGGTGGGAGCGGACCGGGATGGGAAAGTCCGGGCGCTCGATGTGTATACGCTGTCAAATACAGGGGCTTACGGGGAGCACGGGCCGACGACCGTAGGGCTTTCCGGCCACAAATCCATCCCGCTGTACGGCTCGCTTGAGGCGCATCGTTTTTCATATGATGTAGTATATACGAATGTGATGTCTGCGGGGGCGTACCGTGGTTATGGAGCGACGCAGGGAATTTTCGCGGTGGAGAGCGCTGTGAATGAACTTGCGGATAAGCTGGGAATGGATCCGGTGGAACTTAGAATGAAGAACATGGTCCGGGAAGGACAGTTTATGCCGGCGTACTATGGAGAGACGGCGACAAGCTGTGCTCTTGACCGTTGTATGAAGCGTGCCAAGGAAATGATCGGCTGGGAAGAAAAGTATCCATGCAGAGATATGGGCAATGGAAAAGTGCGCAGCGTGGGCGTTGCCATGGGTATGCAGGGCTCCTGTATTTCCGGTGTGGACGTTGGCTCGGCGACAATCAAGCTGAACGAGGATGGCATTTATACCTTGTCTATTGGTGCGGCGGATATGGGCACTGGCTGTGATACGATTCTGGCCCAGATTGCTGCACAGAGTCTCGAATGTCCTGTGGAGAACGTTACGGTTTCCGGTGCGGATACGGATACATCGCCGTATGATTCCGGTTCTTACGCCTCCAGTACCACCTATGTGACCGGGCGCGCGGTCGAGAGGGCATGTGAAACGCTTAAGGAACGCATTGTGCAAAGAGCAGCCGAGATGTTGGAATGCAGCTCGGATGATTTGGAATTTGACGGACAGAGGGCAAGGAATCTGTCGACTGGTGAGGAGGTTTCGATTGAGGAGATCGGAACGGCGTCTATGTGCGGAAATAATGTGGCATTGCAGGTGACGGAAAGTAATTCCTCTCCGGTTTCTCCGCCGCCCTTTATGGTTGGTATGGTGGAGATTGAGCTGGACAAGGAGACCGGACATGTGGAGATTCTGGATTACGTGGCAGTCGTGGACTGTGGAACGGTGGTTAATCCGAATCTTGCACGGGTGCAGGTGGAAGGTGGAATTGTGCAGGGAATCGGAATGGCTCTCTACGAACAGATTCAGTATAATGAAAAGGGACAGATGCTGAATAATTCCCTGATGCAGTATAAGGTGCCTACCAGACTGGATATGGGGAAACTCAGAGTGGAATTTGAGAGCAGCTATGAGCCGACCGGGCCTTTCGGCGCGAAATCAATCGGCGAGATCGTGATCAATACCCCGGCTCCGGCGTTGATCCATGCGATCGCAAATGCGACGGGTATCTGGTTTGGGCAGCTTCCTGTTACCAGTGAGAAAATTGCTATGGGGATTCTGGAAAGATGCGAGTAG
- a CDS encoding 2Fe-2S iron-sulfur cluster-binding protein gives MQISIQLNGKKITEEIRPDLLLIDWVRQHGCYSVKCGCETSNCGLCTVFLDEKPVLSCSILAARADGRKVDTLEGLKEEAEEFGAFIADQGAEQCGFCNPGMIMNAIALFREIADPTDDEIKEYLAGNLCRCSGYEGQLRGIRAFIEYRKKGGAVCDK, from the coding sequence ATGCAGATTAGTATTCAGTTAAATGGAAAGAAGATTACAGAAGAGATCCGCCCGGACCTTCTGCTCATCGACTGGGTAAGGCAGCATGGCTGCTATAGTGTGAAATGTGGATGTGAGACCTCAAATTGCGGCCTTTGTACCGTGTTTTTGGACGAGAAGCCGGTCCTTTCCTGTTCGATCCTGGCGGCGCGTGCAGATGGCCGCAAGGTGGATACGCTGGAGGGGCTTAAGGAGGAGGCCGAGGAATTCGGCGCATTTATTGCAGATCAGGGAGCAGAGCAGTGCGGGTTCTGCAATCCGGGAATGATCATGAATGCGATTGCCCTGTTCCGGGAGATAGCTGACCCGACGGACGATGAGATCAAAGAATATCTGGCAGGAAATCTTTGCCGCTGTTCCGGGTATGAGGGACAGCTCCGGGGAATCCGTGCCTTTATCGAATACAGGAAAAAAGGAGGTGCCGTATGCGACAAGTAG